The window TCGAAACGCTTCATTAGTCAGTACACTATTTTGAATTaacattgtaaaacaaatattttactagctATAGGTTTATTTTAATCCGGCAGAGTTGGACATCTGTACTGTAGATCTGTTTCTGTGCCCACCCACGTGAAACAAGAAAAGTACGGGTTCAAGCACCGACCCCTAAGGTATGCCACGTTACATCTGCCAATGGTTACGACACAACATGACACGTCCATTTCCTCTCAAAAATGACAGCTTGAACACGTTTTAATTATCTGAAGAATTGATTAAAGCTAACATATTACTactaaataaaaccatatttaacgAATTCAAGTTTGTcctttattttaatgtgtttaactATTTACCGAAGCTATTTTCCCTTTATATGAGTCTTATAAATACATAACTAAGTGTATAAATTAAGCTATTGCCATATACACAAGTTTAAAGACGAGTAAATAGACAAAGTTATTTTATGGGTATTCACCTTCTGATCatgtgttattttagttattagctaatgtaaaaacatgaaataaatcgGTCCAAATATTAATAACTGATATTCAAATAGACTTTGTGGTACGTGAGCTCTGTGAGCATGTTCGCTGAATAGTTTCTCCTCTAAGTTGCCTCGTGAACTCAAGTTCAAACTAGGATTTTGTCTTGGTATTGGTTGAACTTGATGATTTTACTCTAACTCGTTTATAACTACTGGTGTTGCTTGCTTGTAAAAAGAATAGGATAAATAATATAGCTGGTTATTTTTCACTCAAATACGATTTCAGAAATGTAAACTTAAAAGTGTATTCTCGCCTTTTAATGCATTAAACCAAGTGAACCGCTCATAAGAGAGTATTATTGTAACCTGCTAAATCACCTATTGCCTTTTCTTCAAAGGAGAAAATATCCTAACACAGTAGTAGTGTATTGGAAATCGTATGActgttattaaatacataatttattttttaactggtACAGGAAACCTTatgtattattcatattttacgcaagataattaaaacatgaaaatctaTAATCTTCATAAATGTTTCTTGTCATCTTCGTTATTCTAAAATAATGTCTGTATTTCAAACAGGCTTCCAAGATGGCGGTACTGGTTTTTCACAGAGACGACAAAGAAATgctgaaaaacaatataatcagTTAGACTTGTCCAGTCAGTTCTAGATTATATATCTACATAAAAAGGTAGATTACAACTATTCAGGAACAGTTAAGACATTACACTATACCTCAATTTTCTTATGTGACAGGTTAAACCCAATTGAATTTACTTGAGATGAAATATCACACAACAAAACAAAAGATCATGTGTTATAtctctataaataaatacatacacattcaTATGAGCAACAAATTGTAGGAGCATACGGTGTTAATAGCAACAGCCAGTATAGCCGCTAATGTCGTAGCTTAGCTTTGAATGACACTGGCAAACGTGATACAGATTATCAGTATTTTTTAGATGTTCGGATAGGTTATTAATAACGGCATAGATGGTTTTATACAATTCTCAGTAATATacgaatatattatttatgtattaaagcAAGCGCATTCATAGTGAGTGGGTAAAGTAAAGGTAGGACTGACTTAGTACTTTGATATTGCTCCTTTTATACTGTAAATTGCAATTGAACCATTAAGTAATCTTTTAACTGACTCATTATTATATGATTTTCCAAGTATATATTTCATCTCTTAATAACTTTAACACTTTCTTTCTGCtgatgtttagtaaaataaatttcaggCTAGCTTTGAATTGGTTGTCAGATCAGTGTTATATGGCCTTGATATTTATTAAAGAGTTTCAGTATTTTCTGAGTACCTGCAAGACACAACAAGAAAGTCTACGATCCTATCTGACTGACAATTGTCCATTCATACGATCCATTCATGGCAGCGCAATACACtaacagattatttttttattctcataCTATCAAAGAGCAATCATACTATAAGGGAAAATTCCAGTCGAATCCTctgtcttattaaaaaaaacaatccggAAAATAAAATACTGGTGACAAATGCTCAGCTTTGCAACCACTTCCAACATAAACATAGAGGGTTGAATGAGAGTTGCATCAAAAACTTAAAAGAGAAGGAGGTTTTCTACCAACATACTCTCCACATACATCGCTGAAACACAAACAAACTGAAACCTAGTGAATTCTCTTCATTTTCCAAAAGCGCAAtctaacattaaaattgttcCTTGAAGAACAAACTTTtcaaatctaattatttaaagtgccaaaaaattaaattaatcacttTTCACTATTTcgataatattgattaaaaaagcGTCATCTGAAACCGTTACATTGGTAAAATCAGCACTAAATGTTTGTGTGTCAAGAACACAAGTGTTGTAAATATACGTTGTCGACATCGGGTAAACCAGACTAACACGCCAAACACTGATTGATTAATCTGATCACTGATTGAGTGAGTACACTGTTGTAACTGTACCCTTCAGGTTTGTCTGGaacacgttaaaaatatttttggcttcaaaataaatacttattactattatttttaaatagaaatcgTGATTAACTGAAGCTTAAGTTgaacatgaaatatataataaatcataaatgaGTGATCGTGGAATGTGATACACTTTATGGCAAAAAAGGTTCATCTGGTCAATTTTTTGACGTAGAATTTGTTCTGTGCGCTGGTTTGACTTTGTAGAGTTGATCGCCATACATTGATTATAATTGTTGTGCATTACTAATAtcttatacatacatttttttcgcattaatgtcttatttttacAACTGAATAAAGACAATAAATTCCATCCTGGAAACTTGGAGATCTATCTTTTCATATATATGGCAAATGTATGAAATTCTGTTAacctttcaaaataataaatgatctCAAATTAAATACTTTAGCATTTACAAAAAGTGTAAACATTGACATCCAGTTCCAATGTAGATTAGtgcaacaaaaattaataaattttaaataaagaattccagtggtttattaaaatttttactgtattgATACAGTACATACACGTTCTCTGGTAAAAATGTGTCCACTTTAACAACATTTTGTGCATTTACTAGATTCTACGCTGGGTATGGGGTTTCTAAGGTTATTTTACTCGGAATGTTACAAGGAATATCAGTGTACTCAAAATATTGTTTGGATGTTCAATGTACGGACCTTTGGGTTTTAAATGAAGATGTGCAGATTTATAATCAAAGGCCAAAAATATGGAAGGACATTGACAACAAAGTAACAGTAGACTATCACTAACACTACTAACTTTGAATtcaaagaaacaattaaaatgacTATTATAATTACATACGTAAATAAGGGAACCACCCGTCTTCATCCTCTGGCTCCAGCTGACAATCCGTCAACACCTCTTGCAACTCATCTGCTGTGATCTTTTCACCTGAAACGTAAACTTGCAGTCAATCTGTCATTGTTACTTTAGCggtagaataattaaattatcgcataacattaaatattgaagAATCCTTGGTATTCTTTGCTAGTGGTATTTGTTAATAACTTTTGGATGGAAATCATCCCAACATTCAGTACAATACTAGATAAATGGTAAGTAGACAGATTAAGTACAGTGTGGTCTTGAGACAAACTAAAGTTGAATAACCCTTAAGAAGTCTTCCCTAATAGACAAAAAATCGTTTAAGGTTTTTTGTGTgggttttaagttattttaggtATACCAGGCATCCTAAAACGTTCAAAACGTtcataatgatttatttatacaagCCAACGGccatttacaatgtatatatatacacatatatatatatatacatatatatatatatatatatatatatatatatatatataataatattaataataataaactgcaaCATTGTAcaacacacaatatttttttaacacacacacacacacacacatatatatatatatatatatatatatatatatatatatatatatcaacaaatatCCATGGGGGAACACTTATAGGACTAAAAATCGCGGTTTTTATATGTATGGGATTTCAACTCTCCAACCTTAAATGTGGAAATGGGGGGTTATAATAAAACGGTATATGTATAACTACATTGACCcacatctcattttaaaggtccttgtaaaagaagaacaatgccgaAAACCATAGGTCTCCAACCCATCCTAAAATTGTGAACTGTTGAACATTATACTaagaaatacaatacaaatcAACACTTTAGGTAATACACTCACTGTTTGTATagtttaataacacaattttatataattattttgtgtggTTAAAAACCACGATTTGTAGTCTTATATCGATTTCCACATGTATGTTGGTCGATATATTGTATTTCTGTTCAAAAGTTAGTAGGGGAGGCCCTTTTGGACACCCGGTATATACGCTTGCATATCCAGAATGACACTTCTAGTCAACAAGGATATAGTTAGACATTATCGTTACTCAAACTGTGCACATCGATTTGAAGGTCTAACGAGCAGGAGAGTGAGAATATTATCAAACCTTAAATCTTGAATACTCTAGTTTTAGGATCTCAAGAGATTCCTCAACATGGGAATTTCAAAACAATGTATCAAATACTACATAAAACCTCTTTAAttgataattaatgtttaaaattttggaatcaGATGAATTTGGTTCATAGCTATTTCAATAGTACGCAGGTTACAATGTTATACAAGCAGAACATACAAGTAAATTGCATCTAGCAACGAATTGCTTCAATTTCAATCAGAAACAACTGTTCATGGCAATAGCACCATAAAATTCAGGAACTCTTATATTGAATAGTGCCTAAATAATTGTTACCCTTTGTTCAATAATGAACAAATGGTGTTTATCTCAAACATTTGAGGCTGTCACATTGAACAATTGCTTACTTCTGTAACTGATCTCAATCCTCTGAATAAATTAGAGGTGAAGTCACTAATTAAAGAATTAGATTACCACTAACCCAACGTCAGCAGCATGCTAGTTAGGTCAATCATTTTCATGGTTCCATTCTCAGCAACGTCGTAAATCTTCAGACACTCTACGAAGTCTTGGAAACCTCCTTGGTTCTTATCGTCTCGCACAGCCTCGTATATCTTTAAGAACTCATTAAATGATTTGAAAACCTCCCCTAAAACCATAACCATTGAGTTTTAGAAGGTTTATTTCACCTTATATTGTTTCAATGCGACCATAATGCTAAAACAACAACATAGATTTGTGTTATCTATACAGAAAATCGGAACAGATGATGTTGCATATTATGCACAAGGAAAGGAAAATAAACGTTGCCTTATTTTTCCAACAGAATGCAAAATTTCACTTTAGGAAAGTGAAGCTCTCCATCCTGACGAGTGCTCCGCTAAGAAACCTCACTCGGAAACAAGAACCttttattcttttacatacaATTGTATTACACTCCTTTATTAATACTACATTTCATACAAATACACAAAACATTTCACAATTTTCACCAACTTAAAAAGTTTGGCAAATCTaagtattaattcatttattgaaACCTCTTCATTCCGATATCTTagctaaaactgtttaaaaatttattactgtaCTGCGCCTATAAACTTTAATGAGGTTAATGAAAAGAGTTTCAAGTATAATTTGGAGATAATTGAATTTGCCCAAGGGAATAATATAAGATGTTAAACTAtgtaaaaacactattttacatctaaaaatattaattataaaaagattatatttattaataaatatgccATCTGTTGTGGAATTTCTGGAGAGTATGTGAGGATCTTAGAAAGAACTTGAAGTTACTGGAAAATTTTGTGTGTGAGTTTGCAAACATTATAATCAAAGAGGTTAATGTGAAAACAGCTTTTACAGAGAATGTATGGCTCTATACATAgccataaaatagtattttattatcatttctaattttttacataaaaataatgcacttttaaattataaaagaattcatTTAGTATAGTTTACTAAtttcttataaagtaaaaaaataaagccaCCATGCTATATATACTACCTCATGaagtatttataagtaaatagatGCTGATTTCGAAGTTTTCAACGGACTTATAAATGTTGTTaccacaattattattattgttttattttttacaaatgtattttaaattattataaaatacagtaatggCTTAATATTTTTGACTCGgttcttttgttataaaaattgatattggACATAAAACTTGAATTAGGCCTTGAGGCCTATATAATTAGGTTTTATTCCATCAATAGCCTTAGCTTACCCTAAACATAGATGTATATTTTAAGAGGTtataatagaacaataataaCGGTACGAACAtcacacaaatttaattaaagaaaaggtTTTCGAACAATgagttgattaatttttataacgtgAGCTTTGTCAGAAAACGgactaaattattcaattattgatAAAGAAAGCAGAGAATTAATGTGCTACAAGTGGAAATTTTCGTTAAACCGTTCatttaaacttgaatattttaaGCTATACATGTTCCATGTTTTTGTGTGTactcagattttaatttttataggttGAATAGTTCaacctataaatttaaatataatttatccatTTCCAGACATTTTTGACATACTTGATATGAAACCCCTAGAAAATAATAGGGGACTAAAAATTAGGTAGGTATGTATCCTTTGAATGgattatatgtaaaattacatcaaagaatgaaaaataatataatttttcaattctattatatttcattataatataatagaacaTACCCTATtgataaatctgttttttaagATTTGTCAACAGCTAAAGTAGTTTTGATCACAATCATTGAAATTATAACTCTAATATTGAAAACTACCTCTGGTTTCACTGCCCCCTAGGTTGTTCACCAGGTGTATTGTGGGGTTCAGGTTGAGACCGCGTATAGCATTGATGATGTCAACTCCATCTATGAGGTCTTCACTGCTGTATAAATCGAACACAAACCTCACCCCTGAAACAAATTGCAACATTTGCAAGTATTGCCTGTTAATCATATATTTCCCCGTGAAATGTTATTACTTAGGTTACTTGTGTTTAATTAAGGGAATTGTGGTTTTAATACAATATGCGGAATTTTTATTGAGGAAAAATTGtgtgattaatattattaagtgggtgaataattttaaatggtctACATGTTAGATCGGCCTACCCCACGAATCATGTATTGACCCCATTAAAACACTGGTTTAATAAGGTGCATGTGCATGTGATAGCGTG of the Homalodisca vitripennis isolate AUS2020 chromosome X, UT_GWSS_2.1, whole genome shotgun sequence genome contains:
- the LOC124369827 gene encoding myosin light chain alkali-like, translating into MSIQTDEEERKRVRFVFDLYSSEDLIDGVDIINAIRGLNLNPTIHLVNNLGGSETRGEVFKSFNEFLKIYEAVRDDKNQGGFQDFVECLKIYDVAENGTMKMIDLTSMLLTLGEKITADELQEVLTDCQLEPEDEDGWFPYLPFLCRLCEKPVPPSWKPV